One window of Microbacterium sp. 1S1 genomic DNA carries:
- a CDS encoding alanine racemase, giving the protein MMRPELRLDSSVFRANIAAVRDRLGDSALMLVLKDDAYGHGLRWAVETALEAGVTAFGSYDVRGGLDVRRIAGGAVSVFAWATSTDEEIDEALLQDIELGIGTVEYLRRVVARAGVLGVRARVHLKIDTGLHRNGVRPEDWPAAVAEARAAERSGSLALVGIWSHIAEASDAEDDDAQAVFLDAVRETGASGAVPAALHLTASAASWWRPELRGTVSRIGAFCYGIRSADGPELDGVRPAASLGAPVVRLDGDCAVVAVGSLDGLPSTLAGMPVGTPAGPRVANAVELATTTVAGWPGMAVGDEVTVFGPGVHGEETATTLAERIDTVGEEILTRLGPRIRRRVVE; this is encoded by the coding sequence ATGATGCGACCGGAACTCCGTCTGGACAGCTCCGTTTTCCGCGCCAACATCGCGGCGGTGCGGGACCGGCTGGGCGACTCCGCGCTGATGCTCGTCCTCAAGGACGACGCGTACGGCCACGGACTCCGCTGGGCGGTGGAGACCGCCCTCGAGGCAGGGGTGACCGCGTTCGGCAGTTATGACGTGCGCGGCGGCCTCGACGTTCGGCGTATCGCGGGCGGCGCCGTGTCCGTGTTCGCCTGGGCGACCTCGACGGACGAGGAGATCGATGAGGCCCTCCTGCAGGACATCGAGCTCGGGATCGGGACGGTCGAGTACCTCCGACGCGTCGTGGCGCGCGCCGGAGTGCTCGGCGTGCGTGCGCGCGTGCATCTCAAGATCGACACGGGGCTGCACCGCAACGGCGTCCGCCCGGAGGACTGGCCGGCCGCGGTGGCCGAGGCCAGGGCGGCCGAGCGGAGCGGCTCGCTCGCGCTCGTCGGGATCTGGAGTCACATCGCCGAAGCGAGCGACGCCGAGGACGACGATGCCCAAGCGGTGTTCCTCGACGCCGTGCGGGAGACCGGCGCGTCCGGAGCCGTGCCCGCGGCCCTGCACCTGACCGCCTCGGCCGCGTCGTGGTGGCGGCCGGAACTGCGTGGCACGGTGTCGCGGATCGGCGCCTTCTGCTACGGCATCCGTTCGGCGGACGGTCCCGAACTCGACGGCGTCCGCCCGGCCGCGAGCCTCGGCGCCCCCGTCGTCCGGCTCGACGGCGACTGCGCGGTCGTGGCCGTGGGCAGCCTTGACGGGCTTCCCTCGACGCTCGCCGGGATGCCGGTGGGTACTCCCGCAGGCCCCCGCGTGGCCAACGCGGTCGAGCTGGCGACGACGACGGTCGCCGGGTGGCCGGGGATGGCCGTCGGCGACGAGGTCACCGTCTTCGGACCGGGCGTGCACGGGGAGGAGACGGCAACGACCCTC
- a CDS encoding alanine racemase C-terminal domain-containing protein → MCDTSSSALPRAMISRSALAAGASAAIRAGGRLADLRRDAWGHGLLAVAHAVTAAGAERVLVDSTGQVEAMRLEGIDATTAGTPDLDPGLLYGLPTAAGASATPAVMRLVGRVMSTKRLRAGEAVSYGYTFRAAEDTMVALVTGGYAQGVVRALGNHADVEIHGALRPIVGRVAMDVCVIDLQGLAAEVGDTVTFFGGTGPASDSIARWAEVTGMTPAELVAVPGAHAVRGWEA, encoded by the coding sequence GTGTGTGACACGAGTTCGAGTGCGCTTCCGCGGGCGATGATCTCGCGTTCGGCCCTCGCCGCCGGCGCATCCGCGGCGATCAGGGCGGGCGGCCGTCTCGCGGATCTGCGGCGCGATGCGTGGGGTCACGGACTGCTCGCCGTCGCCCACGCTGTCACCGCCGCCGGCGCAGAGAGGGTCCTCGTGGACTCCACGGGGCAAGTGGAGGCGATGCGCCTCGAAGGCATCGACGCGACGACCGCCGGCACCCCCGACCTCGACCCCGGTCTCCTCTATGGGCTGCCGACCGCCGCGGGAGCCTCGGCGACGCCAGCGGTCATGCGTCTGGTCGGTCGCGTGATGTCCACCAAACGGTTGCGGGCGGGGGAGGCCGTCTCCTACGGCTACACCTTCCGGGCCGCGGAGGACACGATGGTCGCGCTTGTGACCGGCGGGTACGCTCAGGGCGTGGTCCGCGCGCTCGGCAATCATGCCGACGTCGAGATCCATGGCGCACTGCGTCCGATCGTCGGGCGTGTCGCGATGGACGTCTGCGTGATCGACCTCCAGGGACTCGCCGCGGAGGTGGGGGATACCGTGACCTTCTTCGGCGGGACCGGACCCGCCTCGGACTCGATCGCCCGCTGGGCCGAGGTCACCGGGATGACACCCGCGGAGCTCGTCGCCGTTCCCGGAGCGCACGCCGTACGCGGCTGGGAGGCATGA
- a CDS encoding sugar-transfer associated ATP-grasp domain-containing protein, producing the protein MSRLSLAPRIRYLLGRARRIDVGSVLERAKEASAQHHRPVPTIVADMLWSAARHNVGFQDYIDYDFAMLNRAERETYMTHPVSNQLSQKYDHPDFRWIFQDKIEFNRKFSAHLHREWMVVEEGNADEVRALTERLGTIVTKEPVGQAGTGVHRYHAADITDWAEFHRGLLDRGELLIEEVIRQHDDLAAICPGTVNTTRITAFFDGEKAHILAMAQKFGRGAVSDQMTFGGFYTMLDENGRAVGAGYDSHGHVHETHPDSGFRIADFQLPHMDQVRAFIDQVARVVPQVQYVGWDVVVTPDGPVLVEGNWGAGVYENKPSVTGIRTGHKPRYREVIGF; encoded by the coding sequence ATGTCTCGTCTCTCTCTCGCGCCCCGTATCCGCTACCTCCTCGGCCGTGCCCGTCGCATCGACGTCGGCTCGGTGCTCGAACGGGCCAAAGAGGCCTCCGCGCAGCACCACCGGCCCGTGCCGACGATCGTCGCGGACATGCTCTGGTCGGCGGCCCGCCACAACGTGGGCTTCCAGGACTACATCGACTACGACTTCGCCATGCTGAACCGCGCCGAGCGCGAGACGTACATGACGCACCCGGTGTCCAATCAGCTCTCGCAGAAGTACGACCACCCCGACTTCCGCTGGATCTTCCAGGACAAGATCGAGTTCAACCGGAAGTTCTCCGCGCACCTGCACCGCGAATGGATGGTGGTCGAGGAGGGGAACGCCGACGAGGTCCGCGCCCTCACAGAGCGTCTCGGCACCATCGTCACGAAGGAGCCGGTCGGCCAGGCCGGCACCGGCGTGCACCGATACCACGCGGCCGACATCACGGACTGGGCCGAGTTCCACCGGGGGCTGCTCGACCGCGGCGAGCTGCTCATCGAGGAGGTCATCCGTCAGCACGACGACCTGGCGGCCATCTGCCCCGGGACCGTGAACACCACTCGCATCACGGCGTTCTTCGACGGCGAGAAGGCACACATCCTGGCGATGGCACAGAAATTCGGCCGCGGCGCGGTGAGCGACCAGATGACCTTCGGCGGTTTCTACACGATGCTCGATGAGAACGGTCGCGCGGTGGGGGCGGGCTACGACTCGCACGGCCACGTCCACGAGACCCACCCGGACTCGGGCTTCCGCATCGCCGACTTCCAGCTGCCCCACATGGATCAGGTGCGCGCGTTCATCGACCAGGTCGCCCGTGTCGTCCCGCAGGTGCAGTACGTCGGGTGGGACGTCGTCGTCACCCCGGACGGTCCCGTGCTCGTCGAGGGCAACTGGGGCGCGGGCGTCTATGAGAACAAGCCCAGCGTCACCGGCATCCGTACCGGTCACAAGCCGCGCTACCGCGAGGTCATCGGCTTCTGA